The Pongo abelii isolate AG06213 chromosome 7, NHGRI_mPonAbe1-v2.0_pri, whole genome shotgun sequence genome contains the following window.
AACAACTAATACACCCATGCAGTGCTGAAGAAAGGGGTTGTCAGGAGGGCAGAATTTGCACTATTATATCTTCATAGAGTGCTATTTCCCATCGCTACACCGCACTTGCCACCAACTATAAAGAATTAGGTCAGGGAGTTTCTTTGGTTGCAGCCCATTTTGCCTTTGGTTGTTAATGGTAGAAGCATTTCCCCACAATCTGCAGGAAATAAGAATCAGAAAGAAGGACACACCATTCCATAGCACAGAACACAAGTAGATGGCTCCCATGAAGAATCTAGCAGCGTGGTATGGCAGAAGCAGAATGGATTCAGGAATCATGGTGCCTACACTGGAATTTCAGATCGGCCACTGACACAATGGACACATTATTCAACATTTCCAAATCTTGGCGTTCTTATCCACAAAGTGAAGATAATAATTGCCAATTCACAGGTAACTATGATTTAAAGAGATTACTTTTGAAGAGTTCCTaacacattcattcaacaaacatttaatgaTGCTTCAGGCACTGTGTTCATTACTAGTGAGAGTATGACACACAGACCCATACTGTCACAGAGCTTTCAATGAAAAGTAACATAATTGCTCATTTCACCGGGCCCCCGGCTTGGGGCGCCTTCCTTCCCCATGGCGGGACACCTGACTTCGGATTTCGCCTTCTCACCCCCTCCAGGCGGTGCAGGTGATGGGCCAGGGGGCCGAAGACGGGCTGGGTTGATCCTCGGACCTGGCTAAGCTTCCAAGGCCCTCCTGGAGGGCCAGGAATAGGGCCAGGGGTTGGGCCAGGCGCTGAGGAGCCATGGGGATTCCCCCATGCCCCCCGCCGTACGAGTTCTGTGGGGGGATGGCGTACTGTGGGCCTCAGGTTGGAGTGGGGCTGGTGCCCCAAGGCTGCTTGGAGACCTCTCAGCCTGAGGGCGAAGCAGGAGTCCGGGTGGAGAGCAACTCCGATGGGGCCTCCCCGGAGCCCTGCACCTTCCCCCCTGGTGCCGTGAAGCTGGAGAAGGAGAAACTGGAGCAAAACCCGGAGGAGTCCCAGGACATCAAAGCTCTGCAGAAAGAACTCGAGCAATTTGCCAAGCTCCTGAAGCAGAAGAGGATCACCCTGGGATATACACAGGCCGATGTGGGGCTCATCCTGGGGGTTCTATTTGGGAAGGTGTTCAGCCAAACGACCATCTGCCGCTTTGAGGCTCTGCAGCTTAGCTTCAAGAACGTGTGTGAGCTGCGGCCCTTGCTGCAGAAGTGGGTGGAGGAAGCTGACAACAATGAAAATCTTCAGGAGATATGCAAAGCAGAAACCCTCGTGCAGGCCCGAAAGAGAAAGCGAACCAGTATCGAGAACCGAGTGAGAGGCAACCTGGAGAATTTGTTCCTGCAGTGCCCGAAACCCACACTGCAGCAGATCAGCCACATCGCCCAGCAGCTTGGGCTCGAGAATGATGTGGTCCGAGTGTGGTTCTGTAACCGGCGCCAGAACGGCAAGCGATCAAGCAGTGACTATGCACAACGAGAGCATTTTGAGGCTGCTGGGTCTCCTTTCTCAGGGGGAACCAGTGTCCTTTCCTCTGGCCCCAGGGCCCCATTTTGGTACCCCAGGCTATGGGAGCCCTCACTTCACTGCACTGTGCTCCTCAGTCCCTTTCCCTGAGGGGGAAGCCTTTCCCCCTGTCTCTGTCACCACTCTGGGCTCTCCATGCATTCAAACTGAGGTGCCTGCCCTTCTAGGAATGGGGgacagggagaggggaggagctAGGGAAAGAGAACCTGGAGTTTGTGCCAGGGCTTTTGGGATTAAGTTCTTCATTCACTAAGGAAGGAATTGGGAACACAAAAGGTTGGGGCAGGGGAGTTTGGGGCAACTGGTTGGAGGGAAGGTGAAGTTCAATGATGCTCTTGATTTTAATCCCACATCATGtatcaattttttcttaaataaagaagcctgggacacagcaaaaaaaaaaaaaaaaaaaaaaaaaaaaaagaaaagtaacataattgagtaataattttttaagtg
Protein-coding sequences here:
- the POU5F1B gene encoding LOW QUALITY PROTEIN: putative POU domain, class 5, transcription factor 1B (The sequence of the model RefSeq protein was modified relative to this genomic sequence to represent the inferred CDS: inserted 1 base in 1 codon; deleted 3 bases in 2 codons) yields the protein MAGHLTSDFAFSPPPGGAGDGPXGPKTGWVDPRTWLSFQGPPGGPGIGPGVGPGAEAMGIPPCPPPYEFCGGMAYCGPQVGVGLVPQGCLETSQPEGEAGVRVESNSDGASPEPCTFPPGAVKLEKEKLEQNPEESQDIKALQKELEQFAKLLKQKRITLGYTQADVGLILGVLFGKVFSQTTICRFEALQLSFKNVCELRPLLQKWVEEADNNENLQEICKAETLVQARKRKRTSIENRVRGNLENLFLQCPKPTLQQISHIAQQLGLENDVVRVWFCNRRQNGKRSSSDYAQREHFEAAGSPFSGGPVSFPLAPGPHFGTPGYGSPHFTALCSSVPFPEGEAFPPVSVTTLGSPCIQTEVPALLGMGDRERGGAREREPGVCARAFGIKFFIH